The Anguilla anguilla isolate fAngAng1 chromosome 4, fAngAng1.pri, whole genome shotgun sequence genome has a window encoding:
- the LOC118226561 gene encoding cortexin-1 → MSDVPTLDYEVLSPGPSLPGAPTSPPLAGDAEQKTALAFVGILLLFLVFLLVRCFRILLDPYSRMPSSSWTDHKEGLERGQFDYALV, encoded by the coding sequence ATGAGCGATGTCCCCACGCTGGACTACGAGGTGCTGTCCCCAGGCCCCTCGCTCCCCGGGGCCCCCACCAGCCCACCGCTGGCGGGCGACGCCGAGCAGAAAACGGCCCTGGCCTTCGTAGGCATCCTGCTGCtcttcctcgtcttcctcctggTGCGCTGCTTCCGCATCCTCCTGGACCCCTACAGCCGCATGCCCTCCTCGTCCTGGACCGACCACAAggaggggctggagaggggcCAGTTTGACTATGCGCTGGTTTAG